The DNA window GAGCTGATAGGAAAAAACACGACTCTGGTCATGTTATCCATGCCGTGGCACACTATAGTTTTTTCCCTAACCGTCTGAGATGGCCACCTACTAAAACACACCTGACCTATGACATTTTACCCAATACGCCAAGCAATGCGGTCGGCCCCGTGAGACGGGCCTTTAACCAATGGGCATCCGCCACTCATTTCACATTTTCACAGGTCCAAAGCAATCAACGTCCTGATTTAGTTATTGGGTTTTTCCGGGGTAACCATGGAGACCGACACAGTTTCGACGGTCGGGGTGGTGTCCTAGCCCATGCTTTCGCGCCAACGGACGGGAGGTTCCATTATGATGCAGACGAACGTTGGGCCGATGGGATAGTCATGAGAGCATTCGACCTTGAAACGGTGGCGGTTCACGAAATCGGGCACCTTCTTGGCCTTGGACATAGCAGGGTTCAAGGAGCAATTATGTACCCATCCATCGCTCCTGGAGTGAGAAAAAATTTGAATGAAGATGACATTCAGGGAATCAGAGTTTTGTATAATGTTTAAAACAGCATATTTACAATAAGTTTTTACATGCAAGAATTATAAATCCTCGCGTGTTTCACTTTAAGAGTTCGATATATCAAATGTAATATTTATAAAATCGTGAAATAAAACGTATTATTtgcataattttttattatttcatttttctgCTTTGCTTGAATTAAATGCGCATTTGGCACGACCGTGTTATTTGTTGCCTTTTTTATATTCAACTAACTATTAGAAATGCTAATATTATTGAAGCAATGAAATCATAACTTTTAGTATTTATTGAAATTAAATTCATGGAACAAGTAATTTTTGTTATACATGTTGTttcataatattaaaaataacatttagaCAATCGACTTTATATATCACATTTCTCTTCCATCTTCTTCTCTCCTgctatttcttttttaaaataatgataaattttttaaatttttttcacgGAGCACACACCCGATAAGAATAGACAGAGACTTGGGTTGGGTTGTATTTTAATTGAACTAAAATACCCTTTAATATCtttgttaaaaaattttaaacttaagcaAATATCAGACAATAAGATAtgtcatttaaataaattttaaacattATCAAAGTGAGAGAAACTCAAGATTAAATCTTGTGAGATtctgacatatatatatatatattaaattttttatttcaattcatttttattataattCTTTATGAAACATAAAACGAAGATTATATCCATGCCATtaacaataataaattaatttgattaaataagtatattaattaattactgCCTTGtaatatgatatatatgtataacaGAAAAATCCAGTCCAATTCTCCCATTAAAAATAGAACTTGCACTTTGGGGTCTTGGTGGAAAATTGGattttagtatttatttaagTTCTTTGGCGGGCGGAAACTTCAGCGGCGGAGCAACCACCAATCACTGCTCACTCTGCCCATCTCAATCGGGCTATGGCAGACCGCCACCAGCAACACCGGCCACATCGCATATCACTTCCCCCACGCCCATCCTACCCCTTCTTCCGTTACCCTCCTTCAACCCCAACGCCTACCCCCTCCAAACTCCGTCACCCAATCTCCAGACCCTCCGTCGCCGCCACCTCCTTCTCGTTCCTCTTTCTGCTCCTCTTCTCCCTCCGATCCCTCTACTCCCTCCTCCCATTCCTCCGCTCATCTCCTCCCTCTTTCTCCATCTTCCCTTTCTCTTTTCTCGTTTCCCTCCTCTCTTTTCTCCTCACCCTTTCGTTCTCTCTTTTTGCCTCGAGCTTTGCTAAGAATTCTTCTTACCTAAAATTTCAAAGGCCCGTTTTTTCCCTCACTTCAATGACCCAATCCCAGCTCAAACTCCTCGTCGCCAAATCACTCCTTCTTGCGGTTATTTTTTTACTTAGATTTCAGGCGTTGCGATATTGTGGCACAGCATCAATGATTTTAGCTGAGTTATCTGGTAATGTAGTGTCGCGCTTTATGACAGATGGTAAAGATCGGAGCTTTGTTAATGGGAATTCGATTGGATCATCGAAGATGCGTGGATTCATCGCTTTGATTTCTGGGTTGCTTTTGTTGTCTGTTAGTTGGGATCGAATCGAATGTTTTCCTTTATCTCACGTGAATGTTAGCGGTAATCGTCTTTTGGTGTTTGCTAGTGGAAATTGTCTGAGGATTAGGCCTATGTTACTTCCTTTTTTATCtggatttttgggatattaTGAGCGGATGTTATCGAACTGGGGTGATGTTCGAGAGCTAGGTGCAAAACGTGTTCGTATGATCACTTTGTTTTTAACAACTGTTGCTCTTTTTATACCAGCTGTCATCAGTATGTTTGTGTTTGAAGCTGAGGGTGATAGCATTTCCTTGCCGAATCTCAGCTGGCCACTGGCAAATACTGTGGTTTTTGGTGTGCTGTTGAGTGAGAATTGTACCAATGAGAAAGCGGCTGCTTCAAAAGATTTTCGAAGGGAGTACTTCGTAACCTTTGTGTGTACACTTGTTTTGGAGTTGTTATATTTTCCGGAGCTTTCACTGTGGGGATTACTGATTTGTGGGTTGTTACTTTGGATTTCAGTGAGAGAGTTGGATCCTGTTAATTTTTGCTATCCTGAATTGGGTTTTGAATCATCAGAGTCTTATAGTGCAACAGTGATGATGCCTATTAGGCACGTCTTGAGTGAGAGGAAGTCGCGCAAGATTGCTCTGTTTTTATTGATCAATACTGCTTACATGGTTGTCGAATTTGTGGCAGGTTTCATGAGTAACAGTCTTGGGTTGATATCTGATGCCTGTCACATGTTGTTTGATTGTGCTGCTCTGGCAATTGGTTTGTATGCTTCTTACATTTCACGATTGCCAGCAAATAGTCAATTCAACTATGGTCGTGGGAGGTTTGAGGTTCTCTCAGGTTATGTCAATGCTGTTTTTCTTGTTCTTGTTGGAATATTAATTACCCTCGAGTCGCTGGAGCGGATTTTAGACCCTCAAGAGATTTCTACTAGCAGTCTGCTGGCAGTTTCGATTGGAGGGCTGGTTGTAAATGCTGTCGGTCTGATCTTCTTTCATGAGGAGCATCATCATACACATGGTGGATCTGGAGCATGTTCCCATTCACATTCCCACTCTAATAGCCATTCGGAAATGCATACCCACTCCCATAACAAGTCGAAATCCCATTCCCATTCACGTTGCCATCACCATAACCATGATCATGATTCACATGAACACGATGAACTTGAAGATAAACGTAGAGAGTTCATTACTGTGGTGAAAAATTCCAATGAGAAATTGGGTGTGAATCATGATAGCAAGTGTAGTTTTGATCATGAACACAACAAATGTCATCATGACGCTGATCATGATCACCACCACCGTGGTCACCAGCATGAGGGCCAACACCACCACCATGCTGAGAAACCCAACCTCAATCACAACCACGATGGCCAATACGACCACCATCAACACCATTCTCATGTCGATCAATATGATAATAATCATGGTCCTACAGACCCACTATTTGAAGGAAAGGAAAAGGAGAAGAATCACCATCACCACCATCACATTGACCACAACATGCGTGGCATCTTCTTGCACGTCTTGGCAGACACATTGGGAAGTGTTGGGGTAGTTATTTCGACCCTATTAATCAAGTACAAGGGATGGCTCGTTGCTGACCCTGCCTGCTCAATATTTATATCTTCCCTTATCGTGTTATCCGTGATACCTTTACTCAGAAATTCTGCTGAAATCTTGATGCAAAGAGTTCCTAGATTTTACGAGCATGAGCTCAAGGAAGCACTTAATAAAGTGATGAAGCTCAATGGCGTGGTTGGCATTCAAAATCTACATGTCTGGAGTTTCACTAACACATATGTTGTGGGAACTATGCATCTTCATGTCTCGGCAGATTCTAACATGCCTTTTTCAAAAAAACAAGTATTGCACATTTTACAGGACGCTGGGGTTAAGGATTTGACCATGCAGATTGAATCTGTAGGCTCTGATAAAAGAAATCAAG is part of the Primulina eburnea isolate SZY01 chromosome 1, ASM2296580v1, whole genome shotgun sequence genome and encodes:
- the LOC140831809 gene encoding uncharacterized protein, encoding MADRHQQHRPHRISLPPRPSYPFFRYPPSTPTPTPSKLRHPISRPSVAATSFSFLFLLLFSLRSLYSLLPFLRSSPPSFSIFPFSFLVSLLSFLLTLSFSLFASSFAKNSSYLKFQRPVFSLTSMTQSQLKLLVAKSLLLAVIFLLRFQALRYCGTASMILAELSGNVVSRFMTDGKDRSFVNGNSIGSSKMRGFIALISGLLLLSVSWDRIECFPLSHVNVSGNRLLVFASGNCLRIRPMLLPFLSGFLGYYERMLSNWGDVRELGAKRVRMITLFLTTVALFIPAVISMFVFEAEGDSISLPNLSWPLANTVVFGVLLSENCTNEKAAASKDFRREYFVTFVCTLVLELLYFPELSLWGLLICGLLLWISVRELDPVNFCYPELGFESSESYSATVMMPIRHVLSERKSRKIALFLLINTAYMVVEFVAGFMSNSLGLISDACHMLFDCAALAIGLYASYISRLPANSQFNYGRGRFEVLSGYVNAVFLVLVGILITLESLERILDPQEISTSSLLAVSIGGLVVNAVGLIFFHEEHHHTHGGSGACSHSHSHSNSHSEMHTHSHNKSKSHSHSRCHHHNHDHDSHEHDELEDKRREFITVVKNSNEKLGVNHDSKCSFDHEHNKCHHDADHDHHHRGHQHEGQHHHHAEKPNLNHNHDGQYDHHQHHSHVDQYDNNHGPTDPLFEGKEKEKNHHHHHHIDHNMRGIFLHVLADTLGSVGVVISTLLIKYKGWLVADPACSIFISSLIVLSVIPLLRNSAEILMQRVPRFYEHELKEALNKVMKLNGVVGIQNLHVWSFTNTYVVGTMHLHVSADSNMPFSKKQVLHILQDAGVKDLTMQIESVGSDKRNQV
- the LOC140809843 gene encoding metalloendoproteinase 3-MMP-like; amino-acid sequence: MALKYFQLLFCITLFFLVSSDIGHATTHAPDDKNLHSPFEFIKHLEGCHKGNKSKEIHRLKKYLQKFGYLDDLDQGNTDYDTFDDALESAVKTYQSNFHINPTGILDVSTVSKMVETRCGVPDIVKGVNSMRADRKKHDSGHVIHAVAHYSFFPNRLRWPPTKTHLTYDILPNTPSNAVGPVRRAFNQWASATHFTFSQVQSNQRPDLVIGFFRGNHGDRHSFDGRGGVLAHAFAPTDGRFHYDADERWADGIVMRAFDLETVAVHEIGHLLGLGHSRVQGAIMYPSIAPGVRKNLNEDDIQGIRVLYNV